In the genome of Syntrophobacterales bacterium, one region contains:
- a CDS encoding HDIG domain-containing protein, which produces MQILKDKKDKPTSHPDWKKISVLFFFALALTLIIHIRYPFQIARYNLGDISRENIKSPSELRIPGTGITVKKGEIIVREGERVNDLHLSILSRLNELEKKEVVIGKFLSIFALLFLSIAVIYEYARTNIKKFALSQKDLIFGSLLTVFTISFVKALVLIFGYFVQDNATYIFYIVPIFLFGIIMRIVLFSEATIIFSLILSIAMGFAFQESFAVFLYTLLANILASHFSGRCENRNTILKAGIYTAFIMSFAMILFHVFFGESLSDIPIKIVFILLSGIGSSFIALGLLPIIEHLFAYTTDIKLLELANLEHPLLEAMMVEAPGTYHHSILVGNLAKAAAESIGAHPLLTRVSAYYHDIGKLKLPHYFIENRISFDDAHKGLSPNMSALIILSHVKEGVDLADKYKLGRKITEMIRQHHGTSVVSYFFSRAKELEDPKFHLVNENDFRYLGPKPQTRDAGILMLADAVEASSRTLEEPTPKRIETHIQNIIENIFLDGQLDECELTLKDLYAIQKSFITILIGIFHHRIQYPERTTNDGADKRFPKIVQNGQKAHTKDNGKPTQVFKATG; this is translated from the coding sequence ATGCAAATTCTTAAGGATAAGAAAGATAAACCTACCTCACATCCCGACTGGAAAAAAATTTCTGTTCTTTTCTTCTTTGCTTTAGCTCTCACTCTAATCATACATATCAGGTATCCATTCCAGATCGCCAGGTACAATCTTGGTGATATTTCGAGGGAGAACATCAAATCTCCCTCAGAGTTGCGTATCCCCGGGACCGGGATAACGGTAAAAAAAGGCGAAATCATCGTCAGAGAAGGGGAACGGGTCAACGATTTACATCTCAGTATCCTTTCACGACTAAACGAGCTTGAAAAAAAGGAGGTGGTAATTGGGAAGTTCCTGTCCATCTTTGCTTTGCTCTTTCTGTCCATTGCCGTCATTTATGAATATGCCCGGACAAACATCAAGAAATTTGCACTGTCACAAAAAGACCTTATCTTTGGCTCCCTTCTCACTGTATTTACTATTTCCTTCGTAAAAGCGCTGGTCCTCATTTTCGGATATTTCGTCCAAGACAATGCGACTTACATATTCTACATTGTACCCATATTTCTGTTCGGGATCATAATGAGGATCGTCCTCTTTTCGGAAGCCACCATCATTTTTTCTCTTATCTTAAGTATAGCCATGGGATTTGCTTTTCAGGAAAGCTTTGCCGTATTTCTCTATACTCTGCTCGCAAACATCCTTGCCTCCCATTTCTCTGGAAGATGTGAGAACAGGAACACGATCCTGAAGGCAGGGATCTACACTGCCTTTATCATGAGCTTCGCCATGATTCTTTTTCACGTGTTTTTCGGAGAATCTCTGTCCGACATTCCCATAAAAATAGTCTTTATCCTTTTGAGCGGTATAGGGAGCAGTTTTATCGCCCTCGGTCTCCTTCCCATCATAGAACATCTCTTCGCCTACACCACGGACATAAAACTCCTGGAGTTGGCAAACCTTGAACACCCACTCCTTGAAGCCATGATGGTTGAAGCCCCGGGCACGTATCATCACAGCATTCTTGTGGGCAACCTTGCGAAAGCCGCTGCCGAGAGTATCGGAGCCCACCCTCTCCTGACCCGCGTATCAGCGTATTACCACGACATAGGAAAACTTAAACTGCCTCATTATTTCATTGAAAACAGGATCAGTTTTGATGACGCTCACAAGGGGCTAAGCCCTAACATGAGCGCCCTCATCATTCTTTCCCACGTAAAAGAAGGCGTTGATCTTGCCGACAAATACAAACTCGGACGAAAAATAACGGAAATGATACGTCAGCACCATGGAACCAGCGTGGTCAGTTATTTTTTCAGCAGGGCGAAGGAATTGGAGGACCCGAAGTTTCATCTCGTAAACGAAAATGATTTCAGATACTTGGGGCCTAAACCCCAGACAAGGGATGCAGGCATTCTCATGCTCGCCGATGCAGTAGAGGCGTCATCAAGGACTCTTGAAGAGCCGACGCCGAAGCGGATTGAGACGCATATTCAAAATATCATAGAGAATATATTCCTTGACGGGCAACTTGACGAGTGTGAACTTACGTTGAAGGACCTCTATGCAATTCAAAAAAGCTTCATCACGATCCTGATAGGCATATTCCACCATCGAATACAATACCCGGAAAGGACAACCAATGACGGCGCTGATAAGAGATTCCCAAAGATCGTTCAAAACGGACAAAAGGCGCATACAAAAGATAACGGAAAACCTACTCAAGTATTTAAAGCTACCGGATAA
- the ybeY gene encoding rRNA maturation RNase YbeY yields MTALIRDSQRSFKTDKRRIQKITENLLKYLKLPDKDVSILFINNRQIQKLNREFFGKDRPTNVISFSYLGGVCHGSSSGAAVGPGEARKPEMPELPCEIIGDIIISLEKAQEEADGAHIPFYERVAALIIHGLLHIVGFDHEKGGNESRRMRYREKKLLTYVTSLEIYKEITL; encoded by the coding sequence ATGACGGCGCTGATAAGAGATTCCCAAAGATCGTTCAAAACGGACAAAAGGCGCATACAAAAGATAACGGAAAACCTACTCAAGTATTTAAAGCTACCGGATAAGGATGTGAGCATCCTGTTTATTAATAACAGGCAAATACAAAAACTGAACAGGGAATTTTTCGGAAAAGACAGGCCAACGAATGTGATATCTTTTTCTTATCTTGGAGGGGTCTGTCACGGAAGCTCCTCCGGCGCCGCAGTCGGTCCCGGGGAGGCACGTAAACCGGAAATGCCGGAATTACCTTGTGAAATAATCGGCGATATTATAATCTCTCTTGAGAAGGCGCAGGAAGAGGCAGATGGGGCTCACATCCCTTTCTACGAAAGGGTTGCCGCCCTTATTATTCATGGGTTACTTCATATAGTCGGTTTTGACCACGAAAAGGGAGGCAACGAGAGCAGGAGAATGAGATACAGGGAAAAAAAGCTTCTCACGTATGTTACGTCGCTTGAAATCTATAAAGAGATCACCCTTTAG
- the lnt gene encoding apolipoprotein N-acyltransferase, producing MKSIKRSPFSLPLLSGALLVLIQPPVSLSYLAFFALIPLFYSLDEGSFRRSLISGYITGVACYLGLIYWVIVAMHKYGGINIYLSFLILMLFVFYMATYTACFALGIMFLQNKFSIPFYLTAPPIWIMLEYLRGALLTGFPWSFLAHSQYNFLPFIQVASITGTYFISFLIVAVNAIAFTLLRRRKISLVYSAVIFVLLLSSITYGIAKLHSQDSGGLKAAIIQGNIAQDVKWDEAFKVKTVNTYYQATVNTDKDVNIVVWPETAIPVIFDQEPNVKTYIGSLPSITGALLLFGTVSRTADNRLYNSAYVLGPDNREEGRYSKGHLVPFGEYTPLRSWLSFLEKLSEKLSMQVGEFFPGENHEPVCTDKGRIGMLICYEGVFPYITRETVQRGAQVLVNITNDAWYDRTSAPYQHLAFYVFRAVESDRFVLRAANTGISAIIDPQGRIRKKTPIFEPAVLTGEFTLKETKTLYIRYGDYFVTLCVIFLAALILASPKVRAYRRRP from the coding sequence TTGAAATCTATAAAGAGATCACCCTTTAGCCTTCCTCTCCTCTCAGGTGCCCTGCTCGTCCTCATCCAGCCGCCTGTTTCTCTCTCATATCTCGCCTTTTTTGCCCTCATTCCCCTGTTCTATTCGCTGGACGAAGGAAGTTTTCGGCGAAGCCTGATATCGGGCTATATCACCGGGGTCGCCTGCTACCTGGGATTGATTTACTGGGTTATCGTCGCCATGCACAAGTATGGCGGCATCAATATCTATCTCAGTTTTCTCATCCTAATGCTGTTCGTATTTTATATGGCCACCTATACGGCATGCTTCGCTCTCGGGATCATGTTTCTTCAGAACAAGTTCTCCATCCCTTTCTATCTCACCGCACCTCCAATCTGGATAATGCTTGAATACCTGAGAGGCGCTCTTCTCACAGGATTCCCTTGGAGTTTCCTGGCCCACTCGCAATATAACTTCCTCCCTTTTATTCAGGTGGCCTCCATTACGGGTACCTATTTCATCTCCTTCCTCATTGTGGCGGTGAATGCCATTGCCTTCACTCTGCTCCGCAGAAGAAAGATTTCCCTCGTATATTCTGCCGTCATATTTGTCTTGTTGCTTTCATCAATCACATATGGAATCGCAAAACTCCATTCCCAAGATTCTGGTGGATTGAAAGCCGCTATAATACAGGGAAATATCGCCCAAGACGTCAAGTGGGACGAAGCGTTCAAGGTAAAGACCGTCAACACGTACTACCAGGCCACGGTGAATACAGATAAAGACGTCAACATTGTGGTGTGGCCAGAAACCGCGATACCTGTTATCTTCGATCAGGAGCCTAATGTAAAAACATATATAGGGAGTTTACCCTCCATTACCGGGGCCCTCCTCCTCTTCGGTACCGTATCGAGGACCGCAGACAACAGACTTTATAACTCCGCTTATGTGCTCGGCCCCGACAACAGAGAAGAGGGACGGTACAGCAAGGGCCACCTCGTCCCCTTCGGGGAGTACACGCCGCTCAGGTCCTGGCTTTCCTTCCTTGAAAAACTAAGCGAAAAATTAAGCATGCAGGTCGGTGAGTTTTTTCCAGGAGAAAACCATGAGCCGGTGTGCACAGATAAAGGCAGGATCGGCATGCTCATCTGCTATGAGGGCGTATTCCCTTACATAACAAGAGAGACTGTGCAAAGGGGCGCCCAGGTCCTTGTAAATATCACGAACGACGCCTGGTATGACCGCACGTCTGCCCCATATCAGCACCTTGCGTTTTATGTGTTCAGGGCTGTGGAATCCGACAGGTTTGTGCTAAGGGCGGCAAATACCGGGATCAGCGCCATCATAGACCCCCAGGGCCGCATCCGAAAGAAGACCCCGATCTTCGAGCCGGCAGTGCTGACAGGGGAGTTCACCTTAAAAGAGACAAAAACGCTCTACATCCGTTACG
- a CDS encoding PhoH family protein gives MEDRRHEEGLLKLSFDDTNVARNLFGPQDENIKYLKKYFNVKTSIRGNHLTIIGEKKEIENTNKVIGQLHGIIKKGFIVNQADIDHAVRHIVHTNNMLDELYKDQIYIFPSKKLITPKTRNQKIYIEAVKKHDMVIGIGPAGTGKTYLAMAMALSSYYRKEVSRIILTRPAIEAGEKLGFLPGTLHDKVNPYLRPLYDALYDMVDMERATRLLEKGIIEIAPLAFMRGRTLNDAFIILDEAQNTVSEQMKMFLTRLGFSSKTVIAGDVTQIDLPDKKSSGLVEIQGILKGIKGIQFVYFTGRDVVRHPLLQKIIKAYSTRESESRGRNNANS, from the coding sequence TTGGAAGACAGAAGACACGAGGAAGGGCTCTTAAAGCTTTCCTTTGATGACACAAATGTTGCGCGAAATCTATTTGGTCCGCAGGATGAAAATATAAAATACCTGAAGAAATACTTCAATGTAAAGACCAGCATCAGAGGCAACCATCTCACGATCATAGGCGAAAAAAAAGAAATTGAAAACACCAATAAGGTAATCGGACAGCTTCATGGGATCATCAAGAAAGGCTTTATCGTGAACCAGGCCGATATAGATCATGCGGTACGCCACATCGTCCATACCAATAATATGCTTGACGAGTTATACAAAGACCAGATCTATATTTTCCCCTCAAAGAAGCTGATAACCCCGAAGACGCGCAATCAGAAGATTTATATAGAGGCTGTAAAAAAGCACGACATGGTTATCGGCATAGGCCCGGCGGGCACCGGCAAGACATATCTCGCCATGGCCATGGCCCTCTCCTCGTATTACAGAAAAGAGGTGTCCAGGATCATTCTGACCAGACCGGCCATTGAAGCGGGGGAAAAGCTCGGCTTCCTTCCCGGGACTTTGCACGATAAAGTAAATCCTTACCTTAGACCTCTCTATGACGCGCTCTACGACATGGTAGACATGGAAAGGGCCACCAGGCTGCTCGAAAAGGGGATAATAGAGATCGCGCCCCTGGCTTTCATGAGAGGAAGAACTCTGAACGATGCCTTTATCATTCTTGACGAGGCCCAGAACACGGTGTCAGAACAGATGAAAATGTTTCTTACGAGGCTCGGATTCTCCTCAAAGACCGTGATTGCCGGTGATGTGACACAGATTGACCTCCCGGACAAGAAATCGAGCGGCCTTGTGGAAATTCAGGGTATTCTCAAGGGAATAAAGGGTATTCAGTTTGTGTATTTCACCGGCAGAGACGTGGTTAGGCACCCTCTGCTTCAGAAAATCATCAAGGCTTATTCAACAAGAGAGTCGGAATCTAGGGGTAGGAACAATGCAAATTCTTAA